In Scatophagus argus isolate fScaArg1 chromosome 3, fScaArg1.pri, whole genome shotgun sequence, the genomic stretch TATGTAGCGGAATGGCCCCATGTGGGCCCTGCCAACAGACACCATAAAGCATTGCTAGACATCGATTGGTTCTTCTCTGGCAGATAACACTCTGAATATGAGGCCATAATGTTTGAATGTTGCGGATGGTAGTCAGTCCAAATGGGCCCATTATGCAGCCTCTGTTATATGATACAGCCAGCATCCTGCTCTTTCTACTTGAAGTGCTTCAGATATTCTTCATCCATGATGGCGCGTCACACTTTTGGGAAAATGGCTGAGCAAGATACTTTGATAAAGTACTTTTAGGTTTTTGCTGAACTAATTTGCCTTTGGATTGTGAAAGCTTTTCCAAAACCGAAAAGGCTATGTTTATTATTAGTTGTATTCCCTCGTtagatttattacattttatcatCACCAGAATTGctctttcactctccttttCTCCAGTCTAGTCGCAGAATATAAATTTTCTAGTATAATTTAGGTTTTTCCTGACATGGTTTTTTTAAAGCATAGCTTCTGCTTACTTGCTCAGACCTAAGCCACTGGCCTTGCAGAATTtaccttttcttctttgtggcAAAGCATTTACCACAGAGAGTACACTGAgtatgaaagagagagatagatagcCAAGAAAGGTCAGTTCCTCGCACTGACTGAATAACACAGAAGTCCAGAGAGAGCAACGTTTTCTCAAGGCAATATGACACGTCTCTGTGCTGAGCCTCATTCGTTTAGACTGGAATACGAGCGGGTTCACAGAGCTACAGTGAACAGATTGCCCTTCTTACACATAATGCTATACTTCTCACGCTGGCTGCGCTCATTTACATGTGAACATCCATCACCCAGACTGTCCTCGCAGATGGATCTTGTGTGgctatgaaataaatatttcttacACTTTATTCATTTGGAGAAATTTTGCTGCACCGCCCTGCTTTATATTCACACAGCTTCACATAAAGAATATTCACGCCACTTCAGAGCTAGTCAGTAAGGTGGCAGTGATGCACTATAGTATTATTGCAGCATTACTGGAGTAATAAGCAGAGCAGTGCCTTCATCATCGGTGATAGAGGTGACAACCTCTTTCCTCATGATGACTATGTAACTTCCTGGAGTCAGTCAGACTGTTTGTCCTcattctttctccctttttctcaaccacaaaaaaaggagaatgtgttttttctgttgtgctaTAGTGTGTAGACTAGATTCTATGTTTTAGCTACACTGCTCCcattcatacacacacgctcacacaaacatgcacaatgTTGTATAAGCAGGAGAGGATGTTGTATTTTTGCATACTCCAGTTGATATCCTATTTTTCTTAGCATCTGTTGCAgcacagggagagaaaatgaagaaaaaatcTTCCTTGGAAACAGACAACTCTAACTATAAAAGCTTTAATtttcagtaagaaaaaaaagaaaaaaggtgcaGTAAAGTTGCAAAGGCTGATCTCAAATTTCACTCCATGCTGTTTGAGAGAGAGTCACAGGGAGGCTGTACCGCAATTAGGTGTTCAAGTGTTGGTGCAGAGCTGGTAAAGTACTGTAATTCCTCTCAGGGTCCTGGGCTGCTCTGCCTTTAATTGCTGGCTCCCTTTCTTGATTAGAAATGCTTCACTTGTTGCTGCAGCAGCCTCACTGGGCTCTCAGACCACATTAGCCTCTGTGCCTTCTGCTCCCTGATCCCCATTGTTTTCAACTTTCACCCCACAGAGGAGCACTGGTACATTCAGTCCAGACTTCTGCTTCACCGCAAAAAACATTCCCTTCACTGTTTTAATACTTACATACATTAGACAAAGCTGAGCCCACTATGGCTCAGCCCTTCATTAACGCAGGATCATGAAAGGCTCTGTTACAGTAATTGAAACAATCCACTGCACTCGCACTGCCTCTGGTGGCTCTTTAGCTCTTGCACTTTTGAAAGGCTTTCGTAGCATTAATGAAGTAATTCTTTATGACTGACTGAGGGACGGCCacagttcatttttcattccaaAGTTATCAacctcttctgtttctctttctgtttctcctaCCACAGGTCAGGAGTGGCCATGCCATTTGGCTGTTTGACAATCGGGGAAAAGAAGGATTATAACAATCCTTCAGACGTGACAGATAAATATGACATGGGCCAGCTTGTTAAATCGTGAGTGTTTCAACAGTTTCTTCAGACATCATCTATACAGATTTCTGACTGACGTTTTATCTTTTTCAAGACACCCTTACAATCTGTGTTTGTATCTCTGTAAATGCTTCTTTTCAGGGAGGAGTTCTGTGAGATATTCAGGGCCAAGGACAAAaccacaatgaaaatgtacacatGTAAAAAGTTCCTGAAAAAGGATGGAAGGAAAGTCCGCAAGGCTGCGAAAAATGAGATCCTCATCTTGAAGATGTAAGTTATTCACTGTGGTAAATGTTCTCCAGAGTCTTTATTTCTGAGTTAAATACTGCATGATTAGTTTGTGATGAGactacttttttgttttccctctttgctACCCCTTGAATACTAATTTCACAGACAATAACAGtttttgtgatgaaaaacaaaaaaacaaatcgtGGTGTTtgcttcattaaaaaacaaaacaaaaaaaaatgagtgaacATTAGTTTGCTGAGAGCTCgcacacagctgttgttttgtatCTTCTGCCTTGATGTATCTGAGACAtattttctcatcttctctgtaattattttatttgccaACAAACATAATCATCAACCTAATTGTTTGATTGATATTGTCAAAGGCAGGGGTTAATTGctgtcaaaacataaaatgcagtCTGAAAATGGACAATATTGGCATAcaggagttttgttttttttttgttcttttatttgtatttttttggacaaactatatcagcaaaaaaaaaaaaatatccaagcagagtattttaaatatatgtCTACATGGGATATTTTATGGTTCATTTTGTTGAACAGTGATACTGGAATGAGTAGCCCAATCCTATGGAATTTTTCTGAGGTTTAGATGAATGGACTAATGCATGCAGTACACTCACTCCTAGTTTCATTGTATACAAGCATACAGTGCTTACAGTAGCATTCAGTGCAGTGGCAATGCACTTATGAGCTGCAAAAACGACTCCACTGCCTCACGGTACCTGCTGGACTATATTTATTGTCCACCATTCTATTCCAGTgttcaaattttaatttcagaatTTATATTCATGAGCTCTTAGAGATCccaacagtgaaacaaaaaagaacaacactgtGTAGCTTCAAATATTATAGCTTGAAATTCACCATGAAGTTGCCCATCTGGTACTGTGGTTGGATGCAGTCATCTGCTCTTCACCATGttgctgcatgtttgtctcTATGCCCACATGGATGCTGCAGATTACAGAAATTTGGCTATCTATGGATAGGCAGCTGTACCTGCAGGTCTCAGTGTTGTGAAGCAGTTAACTGCTTATGTTTTGCAATTCTTCATGGTCTCCCTCTGTTGGCCTGTTGTATGCTATTGTATGATGTTATTCACGAGCATTAAAGCAGGCATTCACATTATTCCTCGAACTGAATGAGTGATGCAGACATCATCTTCTATACGACTCCTGATAtcattctgtctctttgtgtttctctctcgcTATGTTTTGGGCTTTGTGACACATCCCCTCAGGGTGAAGCATCCCAATATTCTCCAGCTGGTGGACGTCTTCGAGACCAAAAAAGAGTACTTCCTCTTCCTTGAACTGTGAGTTCAGATGTCTGATGAGCTGAGGGAAAAGGCGCTCTGCTTGTCTTTGCAGTCGCTTGGGCCTGCTGAACTCAATGTGTTGATTATACACTCGTGGGGAATGAGCCGTTGTAGCCTGAGGCCTGGTAGATATGAGAACAGCTCTGAACTCCCCTCATTTGGTATTCAGATATTGCTTTCTAGCTGCTCCATTCTCATCAGCATGTGTTCTTGGGGAATTTGATGCATCTCTGCGTGTGCTAAATGTATGCTACTCGTCTCGTCCTTAGAGAACACTTGATTAGCAGGTTTAGGAATTCTGTctagaaagaaaataatcaaactcATAAGAAACATCTGTGGggtaaagattaaaaaaatttCCCTTTAACAGGTGTTATGTGTTATGTAAtcttttcagaaatgtttattcTTGGAATAACTTCATTAGCATTTCACTGTgaatataaaatctaaaattgCAATCAGAGGTTTCTATATTGTTCTCCTTTTGGCTTTTTCTGAATAGCTGTGAGTTTAGAGCAGATGGAAACCTGGGAAGGGGATGACAGAAAGGTTCTCAGTCATATTTAAACCAATAACAATGCGGTTACAGGGTGTTCTTCCACtactgagataaaaaaaaaaaacaagcatataACACATTGTGGACTTTCATTTTCCACAGTGCAACAGGCAGAGAGGTATTTGACTGGATCCTGGACCAAGGTTACTACTCAGAGCGAGACACCAGCAATGTGGTTCGCCAGGTGTTGGAGGCTGTCGCCTACCTGCACTCCCTGCGTATTGTTCACAGAAACCTCAAGGTAACATGCCACAGTAGCACAGGATTTAGAAAATATAGCCTTGGCTGTTGGCAGAAGTAAACAAGTCACCATTAACTGTGGTGGGAACTCACTGTTAACCTGaacaataaaactgtaatttaacCACTTATACCCACAAAAATGTCCAAGAGATTCTATAGAATCAGTTATGCTGTAAATCCAAATGTTAATGAAACAAAGACTCCAATCTAAGAAGTGCAAAACCCATCTCGCTCATTGCTGTTGTCAGCTTCTCCAGCGACAAACTTCAGCAGAATCCACAAGCTTTTGCTCAGTGAAATTAATATCACATAAATTCAACTGAGCAACCTGCTTATGGTGCATATGTTTGATGGTGTAGATCAGCCGATCAAAGCCAGCATCACACTGTGATGGCTGCCTGCAGTGTCCTGTTGGCTTGCAGATCCCTCGCAAGCTGAACCATAATTTTCAGTTTCCAATTTCAGATTTGTGGTGCAATAGACAACACAGATTCTCCTGTGAGGAAGACTATCAATGTCTCACACAGAGGACAGCCTTGTGTTAAATGGGAATGAAAGTGGGTAGCTTGCCTATAATGCTAAAAGTGTGATCGGCACACCCACAACACGCTGGGCAGGGGACTCAGAGTTCGTGAAAGGACAGCTCTTAATCTTGCTAGTCTGCTATTCAAAGCATGACCTTGACTGGCTTCTCTGCCTTGACACCTCTCATGTCTCTCTGTACAGGACAGTCagttaaaatgtaaatcaatGCATTACTTAAGTGGTAACACATCAAGATCTGGTTGAGGAATTTAGCTTTAGTCCAGTCAGAATAAAAACTGTCtctcatttgatttgattcactTTAATCTGCGTTGGACAATTAAACTTTCGGAGATTCAAGTCCTCTCATTATACTTCTGTCAGAAAGTGATCTCACAACTGAGGTTTTAGCTGTGAGTTGTGTTCACCAGATGATAAACTATGGAAATGAATACCTTAGATATGAATATTATATGAACTATTGTCactgtaatgtgtttttctttttttttagttggaGAACTTGGTCTATTACAACCGCCTGAAGCACTCTAAAATAGTCATCAGCGATTTCCATCTTGCCAAGCTTGAGAACGGACTAATCAAGGACCCCTGTGGGACACCAGAGTACCTGGGTGAGAATATTAATTTGCCAAGTGGCAAGTAAGACATTGTTACACAGGCATCCCACTGGCGGATATGATGTGACGTATCTGTGCTCTTGTGCAGCCCCAGAGGTGGTTGGCAGACAGCGATATGGCAGGCCTGTGGACTGCTGGGCAACAGGTGTCATcatgtacatactgtaagttgtgacataaaacatgaagaTAGAAGGTCATTACTGGTAATATAAGAGATAAGCTCCTTACACCCCATTTGGGGAATCGTTTTGGTGAAATTCAGACATGGTTGATAATGATAAAGAAATAATGTGATATTGCATAATAAGCTTTGCTTATATATGCAGATATTTTTTGACTCTTCgctcttttgtttcctttcaccTCAGGCTGTCAGGCAACCCTCCCTTCTACGATGAAACCGATGACGATGATTATGAAAACCACGACAAGAACCTGTTCCGAAAGATCCTGGCAGGCGATTATGAGTTTGACTCTCCATACTGGGATGACATCTCTGATTCAGGTACTTTGAGGGTAAACTTAACACTGTGAAGGAACACAAAGACAGCTTGCTGGGTAACCATTTCGAATTTGAGAGATTTTCTCCATTCTTACCTCTGTCATATTTACACTCCCCATCCTAAGGAGagcaaacctttttttgttgagcttcctctgtgatttttctctgaCAGCTAAGAGCCTGGTTGCTCGTCTGATGGAGGTGGATCAAGACCAGAGACTGACAGCCCAGGAGGCTATAAACCATGAATGGTAGGCAACAATATATTGTGCAGACCATCTAAACCAGAGCAGTGTAATCAGACTGCATTAATGTGATCCAAACAGCTATAAAAGAGCAGATTTACTCATCATTTATTAGGCTGCAAGCTGCCAACAACATTGCTGCTTTATTTAACAATAAATCAATGCCGCTTGCCACATTAGCAAACAGATACTGAATGGATTGGTAGAAAATTTAGCAGAGATTCATGGTTCCCATACAACGTATTCCACTGACCCTGGTGATCCAATGACTGTAGTGCCACCatcatgttaacattttcttcttcctaTTGAAATGTTCTGATCAATATTGGAAGGATTGCCTTTAGATTTGGTACAGTCATACTCCCCAAGGATGAGTTTGTGCAACACTTTTGTCAATAACTCAATGCCTGAAAAAATAATGGCATTCCTGTGATATTCAGTAATTAGAGTTTACTGGCAAACAttggcatgctaacacactTAAACTTGTACTTGTATATTTTTTGGCTGCTTGGGGTCATGGAAAGCGATTTGTGGATGCAACATTTAAGTTGATATGGTGAGCTTGGTAGCAATCAGTCacatttacacatccagcagttatGGAGGAACATTATCAGCCATCTCAAGTCATGTTTGTATCCACCTGGTAAATTTAAGTTCAGTATTCATTGTcttttaactctgtttttggtctttctCTGTTAAATGACCCACTAAAATGACTGGTTTTTGTacctttttctctgaaaacagctgcctgctgccacCTAAAATGACTGTTACTACTGTTTTagataaacaacaacagtagAGTTGCAGCAGATAATAAGCTAAAACTCACTATAATCCATAAAGCCAGGAGCAGTTGATAATTCCTTGCTGGGTCATCACTACAAACAACTTTCACATTGTCACGCTTCAGAGTGCGTTATTTCTTACGTTTCTTGCTGGTTGTTCATTTTAGACTATTTGAAGACATTATTGTATTAAAAAGGCATTTCCATCAAACCACATTTTGAACACAAATCAATTGTCACAGTGGCAAAAAGCGGCAATTTTATCAGGACAATTCTTAATGGCTAAACAGTTcttgcagaaaaaacaaacaactgagtAATACTGTGTGCAGTGGACGGTGACATCCAAAGATATGGGAGGTGAGCATAAAGCTctgttgtgaaaatgtgtttgtcccATTTTGTACTACAGGATCTCTGGCGGTGCAGCTTCGGATAAGAACATcaaggaaaatgtgtgtgcacaaataGAGAAGAACTTTGCCAGAGCTAAATGGAAGGTAAGaccttttgttctctctttcagGAAGTTTTTCTTCACAAAGAGGGAAGTATAATAGTGTACTGCTTCATATTGTGTAAGAGTTAAAGCAAGCAGTAGagagctgattttcttttagcAAGTTTTCAGGTTACAGCACCTATTTGAGTTCTCCTCTCCTTACAGAAAGCTGTGCGGGTCACCACCATCATGAAGAGACTGAGGGCACCTGAGCAGAGTGACTCGAGGGCAACcagtcctgcagcagctgcccCAACAGACACCGCAGCTCAGCAGCCTGCCACCGACCCCTCCGCAACTTTATCTGCTGCGACACCTGAGGGAGCGCCCGCTGCCGTCACAGAGCTCCCTGCCAGAGTGGAGATGAACCAGCCGGCACCCGAGGCTGGAGCTGGAGTGGCAGCCTCAGCTGCAGAGCCACAGCAGCCCAGCCTGGCGCCACAGGACGCCGAGCCCACATCGCGTTGTAACGGAGAAGCTTCGACCGCTCTCCATGCACCCACCGAGGGTGGGGATGAGCAGGGTTAGATGccccttcctctcctgtgtGACCTCTGCAGTCCCCACCAACTCCTGCACACTGTACATTAGCTGCTAGCATGGTGACACTGA encodes the following:
- the LOC124056853 gene encoding caM kinase-like vesicle-associated protein; the encoded protein is MPFGCLTIGEKKDYNNPSDVTDKYDMGQLVKSEEFCEIFRAKDKTTMKMYTCKKFLKKDGRKVRKAAKNEILILKMVKHPNILQLVDVFETKKEYFLFLELATGREVFDWILDQGYYSERDTSNVVRQVLEAVAYLHSLRIVHRNLKLENLVYYNRLKHSKIVISDFHLAKLENGLIKDPCGTPEYLAPEVVGRQRYGRPVDCWATGVIMYILLSGNPPFYDETDDDDYENHDKNLFRKILAGDYEFDSPYWDDISDSAKSLVARLMEVDQDQRLTAQEAINHEWISGGAASDKNIKENVCAQIEKNFARAKWKKAVRVTTIMKRLRAPEQSDSRATSPAAAAPTDTAAQQPATDPSATLSAATPEGAPAAVTELPARVEMNQPAPEAGAGVAASAAEPQQPSLAPQDAEPTSRCNGEASTALHAPTEGGDEQG